From one Esox lucius isolate fEsoLuc1 chromosome 11, fEsoLuc1.pri, whole genome shotgun sequence genomic stretch:
- the LOC106024530 gene encoding membrane-spanning 4-domains subfamily A member 4A-like — protein MSGSVTTTSNGVVVVTHVYPMGNREGVSSTPHSLGPRLSSVLERFRVGHPAALGTVQIMTGLTMLLLGIVMSVLSDSIGVFSGVFVWGSIIFVIAGSLTVAADNHLNKCLVKGSLGMNVVAAVTAGTGLVIHSLDAAGVMFYCYNADYTSCEMYWTRSQGVSGVLAVFSLLEFVVSLCVSGFACRAVCEGSDPEPVFIVGNHIPVPRDSLMTSSYEPFPLQNNYETVNYPKEPEGESTARGFQQCNLPPEYTAVVP, from the exons ATGTCCGGCTCTGTAACAACCACCTCTAACGGGGTAGTGGTCGTCACCCATGTGTACCCCATGGGGAACAGGGAGGGGGTCTCTTCTACCCCTCACTCTCTTGGACCCAGGCTCTCCTCAGTGCTGGAGAGATTCCGTGTGGGGCATCCAGCAGCTCTGGGG ACCGTACAGATCATGACTGGTTTGACTATGCTGTTGTTAGGAATCGTGATGTCAGTTCTTTCAGATAGTATCGGAGTGTTTAGTGGAGTATTTGTCTGGGGATCTATCATT TTTGTCATTGCTGGCTCTCTCACTGTTGCTGCTGACAACCACTTGAACAAATGTCTG GTGAAAGGCTCCCTGGGAATGAACGTTGTTGCTGCTGTCACTGCTGGGACTGGCCTGGTCATTCATTCACTAGATGCTGCAGGGGTCATGTTCTATTGTTACAACGCAGACTACACttcatgtgaaatgtattgG ACCAGGTCCCAGGGAGTGTCTGgtgttttggctgttttctCACTACTGGAGTTCGTagtgtccctctgtgtctcaGGGTTTGCCTGCAGAGCCGTCTGCGAGGGTTCAGACCCTGAG CCAGTCTTCATAGTTGGGAATCACATTCCGGTACCTCGCGACAGCTTAATGACTTCAAGTTATGAACCTTTCCCTCTGCAAAACAACTATGAG ACTGTGAACTACCCAAAGGAACCTGAGGGAGAGAGTACCGCTAGAGGATTTCAACAGTGCAACCTGCCACCTGAATACACTGCTGTCGTCCCTTGA